The Actinocatenispora sera genome has a window encoding:
- a CDS encoding nitroreductase family protein: MEFAEVVRRRRMVRNYDPDRPVPADVRDRILRHALRAPSAGFSQGWAFLVLESAEDRARFWAATAPDDSTPDAPSRWLARMSTAPLLVVPLSHRDAYLDRYAEPDKGWTDRDEARWPVPYWHIDTGFAALLMLLTAVDEELGACFFGIPPERIDAFRAAFGVPEPYQPIGALTIGYRAPDPRSPSLRRGHRPFDDVVHFGRW, from the coding sequence ATGGAGTTCGCCGAAGTCGTCCGGCGTCGCCGGATGGTCCGCAACTACGACCCCGATCGTCCGGTGCCCGCCGACGTCCGAGACCGGATCCTGCGGCACGCGCTGCGCGCGCCGTCCGCCGGGTTCTCCCAGGGCTGGGCCTTCCTCGTACTGGAGTCGGCCGAGGACCGGGCCCGGTTCTGGGCGGCGACCGCGCCGGACGACTCGACGCCGGACGCGCCCTCGAGGTGGCTGGCCCGGATGTCGACCGCACCACTGCTGGTGGTGCCGCTGTCGCACCGGGACGCCTACCTCGACCGGTACGCGGAGCCCGACAAGGGCTGGACCGACCGGGACGAGGCGCGCTGGCCGGTGCCGTACTGGCACATCGACACCGGGTTCGCCGCCCTGCTGATGCTGCTCACCGCGGTCGACGAAGAGCTCGGCGCGTGCTTCTTCGGCATCCCGCCGGAGCGCATCGACGCGTTCCGCGCCGCCTTCGGCGTGCCGGAGCCGTACCAGCCGATCGGTGCGCTCACCATCGGCTACCGGGCGCCCGACCCGCGCTCGCCGTCGCTGCGCCGCGGCCACCGCCCGTTCGACGACGTGGTCCACTTCGGCCGCTGGTGA
- a CDS encoding BldC family transcriptional regulator → MASRTHESEPLLTPAEVASMFRVDPKTVTRWAKAGKLSAIRTLGGHRRYRESEVRALLQGQIPTQRQGE, encoded by the coding sequence ATGGCATCGCGTACGCATGAATCCGAGCCGCTGCTCACCCCGGCGGAAGTGGCCTCGATGTTCCGGGTCGACCCGAAGACCGTGACCCGGTGGGCCAAGGCCGGCAAGCTGAGCGCCATCCGGACGCTTGGTGGCCACCGGCGCTACCGCGAGTCTGAGGTGCGGGCTCTGCTCCAGGGGCAGATCCCCACGCAGCGACAGGGCGAGTAG
- a CDS encoding Glu/Leu/Phe/Val family dehydrogenase, giving the protein MGVFTADSGHEQVVFCQDKPSGLKAIIAIYSTALGPSLGGTRFYPYESEADAVHDALELSRGMAYKNALAGLDLGGGKAVIWGDPNTIKSEALLRAYGRFVESLAGRYITACDVGTYVADMDIVAKETRYVTGRSVEHGGAGDSSILTAYGVFQGMRAAAEHAWGTPTLRGRRVGVAGVGKVGRYLLQHLTEDGAQIVATDPSPAATEWMRSTFPQVDVVADTDALLASDIDVYAPCAMGGALNDETVGALRAKIVCGAANNQLAHPGVEKVLADRGVLYAPDYVVNAGGVIQVADEIDGFNFDRAKSRASKIFDTTKEILALSDSDGVPPAVAADRLAERRMAECGRLRGILLPAH; this is encoded by the coding sequence ATGGGCGTATTCACCGCCGACAGCGGCCACGAACAGGTCGTCTTCTGTCAGGACAAGCCGTCCGGGCTGAAGGCGATTATCGCGATCTACTCCACCGCGCTCGGCCCGTCCCTCGGTGGCACCCGCTTCTACCCGTACGAGAGCGAAGCCGACGCGGTCCACGACGCGCTCGAGCTGTCCCGCGGCATGGCGTACAAGAACGCGCTGGCCGGGCTGGACCTGGGCGGCGGCAAGGCGGTGATCTGGGGCGACCCGAACACGATCAAGTCCGAGGCGCTGCTGCGCGCGTACGGGCGGTTCGTCGAGTCGCTGGCAGGTCGCTACATCACCGCCTGCGACGTCGGCACCTACGTCGCCGACATGGACATCGTGGCCAAGGAGACCCGGTACGTGACGGGGCGGTCGGTCGAGCACGGCGGCGCCGGCGACTCGTCCATCCTCACCGCGTACGGCGTGTTCCAGGGCATGCGCGCCGCGGCCGAGCACGCCTGGGGCACCCCGACCCTGCGCGGCCGCCGGGTCGGCGTGGCCGGTGTCGGCAAGGTCGGCCGGTACCTGCTGCAGCACCTCACCGAGGACGGCGCCCAGATCGTCGCGACCGACCCGAGCCCGGCCGCGACCGAGTGGATGCGCAGTACGTTCCCGCAGGTCGACGTCGTCGCGGACACCGACGCGCTGCTGGCCTCCGACATCGACGTGTACGCGCCCTGCGCCATGGGCGGCGCCCTGAACGACGAGACGGTGGGCGCGCTGCGCGCCAAGATCGTCTGCGGTGCGGCGAACAACCAGCTGGCCCACCCCGGCGTCGAGAAGGTGCTCGCCGACCGCGGCGTGCTGTACGCGCCGGACTACGTGGTGAACGCCGGCGGTGTGATCCAGGTCGCGGACGAGATCGACGGCTTCAACTTCGACCGGGCCAAGTCGCGGGCCAGCAAGATCTTCGACACCACCAAGGAGATCCTGGCGCTGTCGGACAGCGACGGGGTGCCGCCCGCGGTTGCCGCGGATCGGCTCGCCGAGCGCCGGATGGCCGAGTGCGGTCGGCTGCGTGGCATCCTGCTGCCCGCTCACTGA
- a CDS encoding DUF3073 domain-containing protein, with the protein MGRGRAKAKQTKVARQLKYHTPDTDLGALERELGSGPSNGDDLNSVDEYGDSYDSYEEESGQRAANGR; encoded by the coding sequence ATGGGGCGCGGCCGAGCTAAGGCCAAGCAGACAAAGGTGGCCCGGCAGCTGAAGTACCACACCCCTGATACCGACCTCGGGGCGCTTGAGCGCGAACTGGGGAGCGGTCCTTCCAACGGGGACGATCTCAACAGCGTGGACGAATACGGCGACTCGTACGACTCGTACGAGGAGGAGTCGGGGCAGCGCGCCGCCAACGGCCGCTGA
- a CDS encoding ferritin-like domain-containing protein has protein sequence MAFDISNYKNNSVRVKFDDVDYDSFRERPLTPAALRTLRYMSDVESHTICYLRDLLVTPSHKDPEVTAFLTHWAYEEFWHGEALDEVLRVHGMLADYAHIREVRLAQGVKDRLAPINQALAANIIGEDFVAVHMSWGAINEWSAHSAYARMMQREDHPELTKLLKRVQQQETRHLAFYASQAKDRLERSAKARKLTRFAMKAFWGPVGSTIEPKRETAFVLNYLMGGPEGAKHIERIDRKMDELPGLGGMNLVRKAIAKFGVGPGVAERQQSLLHRLSGLRAVAAPRARTVAGALTRPIEVPPAAPSSGEPTATA, from the coding sequence GTGGCCTTCGACATCAGCAACTACAAGAACAACTCGGTGCGGGTCAAGTTCGACGACGTCGATTACGACTCGTTCCGAGAACGACCGCTCACCCCGGCGGCACTGCGCACTCTGCGTTACATGTCCGACGTAGAGAGCCATACGATCTGTTACCTGCGTGACCTGCTCGTCACCCCGTCGCACAAGGACCCGGAGGTGACCGCGTTCCTCACCCACTGGGCGTACGAGGAGTTCTGGCACGGCGAGGCGCTCGACGAGGTGCTGCGGGTGCACGGCATGCTTGCCGACTACGCGCACATCCGTGAGGTGCGCCTCGCGCAGGGCGTCAAGGACCGGCTGGCACCGATCAACCAGGCGCTCGCGGCGAACATCATCGGGGAGGATTTTGTCGCCGTGCACATGTCCTGGGGTGCGATCAACGAGTGGTCGGCGCACTCCGCGTACGCGCGAATGATGCAGCGGGAGGACCACCCGGAGCTGACCAAGCTGCTCAAGCGGGTGCAGCAGCAGGAAACCCGGCATCTGGCCTTCTACGCCTCGCAGGCGAAGGACCGGCTGGAGCGTTCCGCCAAGGCGCGCAAGCTGACCCGGTTCGCGATGAAGGCGTTCTGGGGCCCGGTCGGTTCGACCATCGAGCCGAAGCGGGAGACCGCGTTCGTGCTGAACTACCTGATGGGCGGGCCGGAGGGCGCCAAGCACATCGAGCGGATCGACCGCAAGATGGACGAGCTGCCCGGCCTCGGCGGGATGAACCTGGTCCGCAAGGCGATCGCGAAGTTCGGTGTCGGTCCGGGTGTCGCGGAGCGGCAGCAGTCGCTGCTGCACCGGCTCAGCGGGCTGCGTGCGGTGGCCGCGCCGCGGGCACGCACCGTGGCCGGCGCGCTGACCCGGCCGATCGAGGTCCCGCCGGCGGCGCCGAGTTCCGGCGAGCCCACCGCGACCGCCTGA
- the purM gene encoding phosphoribosylformylglycinamidine cyclo-ligase: MTQVTERAGTTDGTNGETGQRAGTVPWSGTAGRGRKRGSSYAEAGVNIEAGEQAVELMKSKVHKTFRPEVVGGIGGFAGLFALDTTKYAKPLLASSTDGVGTKLLIAQQMGIHDTVGVDLVAMVVDDLVVCGAEPLFLQDYVACGEVVPERIVEIVAGIADGCRYAGCSLVGGEVAEHPGMLRPDEYDISGTGIGVVDADKVLGGDRVQLGDTLIALGSSGLHSNGFSLVRHVLLGAGRMKLDTVVDDLGVQRSLGEELLVPTRIYAQDCLSLIQECDVHAFAHITGGGIPGNLVRSLPEDLDAIVDRSSWRPQPIFDLIATKGRIDAEEMERTFNQGVGMVAIVGPADVDRAISLLAAHDVNAWVLGEVVEGDGRVQMLGEHTRG, translated from the coding sequence AGCGAGCTGGTACGACCGACGGCACCAACGGCGAGACGGGTCAGCGAGCGGGTACCGTCCCGTGGTCCGGCACCGCCGGCCGTGGCCGCAAGCGCGGCTCCAGCTACGCCGAGGCCGGCGTCAACATCGAGGCCGGTGAGCAGGCCGTCGAGTTGATGAAGAGCAAGGTGCACAAGACCTTCCGGCCCGAGGTGGTCGGCGGCATCGGCGGCTTCGCCGGCCTGTTCGCGCTGGACACCACGAAGTACGCCAAGCCGCTGCTCGCCTCCTCCACCGACGGCGTCGGCACCAAGCTGCTGATCGCGCAGCAGATGGGCATCCACGACACGGTCGGCGTCGACCTGGTCGCGATGGTGGTCGACGACCTGGTCGTGTGCGGCGCCGAGCCGCTGTTCCTGCAGGACTACGTGGCCTGCGGCGAGGTCGTGCCGGAGCGCATCGTCGAGATCGTCGCCGGCATCGCCGACGGCTGCCGGTACGCGGGGTGCTCGCTGGTGGGCGGCGAGGTCGCCGAGCACCCGGGCATGCTGCGCCCGGACGAGTACGACATCTCCGGGACCGGCATCGGCGTCGTCGACGCCGACAAGGTGCTCGGCGGCGACCGGGTCCAGCTGGGCGACACCCTGATCGCGCTCGGCTCGTCCGGCCTGCACTCGAACGGGTTCTCGCTGGTCCGGCACGTACTGCTGGGCGCCGGCCGGATGAAGCTCGACACCGTGGTGGACGACCTCGGCGTGCAGCGCTCGCTGGGCGAGGAGCTGCTCGTACCGACCCGGATCTACGCGCAGGACTGCCTGTCGCTGATCCAGGAGTGCGACGTGCACGCGTTCGCGCACATCACCGGCGGCGGCATCCCGGGCAACCTGGTCCGGTCGCTGCCCGAGGACCTGGACGCGATCGTGGACCGCTCGTCCTGGCGGCCGCAGCCGATCTTCGACCTGATCGCCACCAAGGGGCGCATCGACGCCGAGGAGATGGAACGCACCTTCAACCAGGGCGTCGGCATGGTCGCCATCGTCGGTCCCGCCGACGTCGACCGGGCGATCTCGCTGCTGGCCGCGCACGACGTGAACGCCTGGGTCCTCGGCGAGGTCGTCGAGGGTGACGGCCGCGTCCAGATGCTCGGCGAGCACACCCGCGGCTGA